The genome window TGCATTTTTCTATATTTAGTTCTCCGTGGTTGTAACATTACCTTCCTCCAAAGAAGCTTCAGCCTGCTGTTCTTCATTTTCCTCAGATGGAACATTAGATTGAAGAGTAAAACCAATTGGTCCTAAATCTGAGTCATTATTTTCAGTGTCAGTTATTTCGCCTTTAAAAATCCATACCTTAATACCAATTTTCCCAAATGTCGTATTTGCTTCAGCCACACCATAATCAATCTCAGCTCTTAGTGTATGTAATGGCACCCGTCCGACCATCACTTTTTCTTTCCTAGCTATTTCTGCCCCGCCCAGTCTTCCGGAACATAGAATTTTTATCCCTTCAGCACCGGACTGCATAGCTCTGGTAGAAGCCTGTCTCATTGCCCTTCTAAACATAACCCTATGCTCTAGTTGGTCAGCAACATTTCTTGCTAATAATGATGCGTCTAATTCTGGCTGTTTAACCTCATAAACATTAACTTTAGAAATTTTCCCTGTCATTTTTTCTATTTCTTCTCGCAACTGATCAATTCTTGTTCCGCCGCGACCAATAACTATTCCAGGTCTTGCAGTATGAAGAGTAACAACAAGCTCTGCCCCTCTCTCTATACTAATTTTAGCAATTCCTGCATCTTGATAATTTTCACGCAATAAAGATCTAATTTTTATGTCTTCTTCTACATACTGTTTGTAATTTTCAGACTTAGAAGCAAACCATGAAGAATCCCAGGATCTTCCACCTTTTATTATTCCTAATCTAAATCCTATTGGATGTGTTTTTTGACCCAATCTAGGCCTCCTCGTCTACAATTACTGTTAGATGACTAGAAAATTTACTAACACGACCTGCACGGCCTCTAGCCATAGGTTTAAATCTTTTTATAGTAAGTCCCTTGTTAGCAAAAATCGTAGATATAACTAACCTATTAGGATTTAACATATCGTTATTTTCTGCATTTGAAGCAGCTGATTTTACGGCCTTATACACATGTTGTGCAGAAGGGCTTGGGTAATATTTAAGAATGTCTAACGCATCGTTGACATTCTTTCCTTTTACCATATTCGCTAATAATTGTATTCGCTTATGGGACACTCTAATATTTTTAAAAATAGCTTTTGTTGGCATATTACCTCACTCTTGAAGACTGTTCAGATTTAGTAACATGGCCTCTATAAGTTCTAGTAGGAGCAAATTCCCCTAGCTTATGTCCAACCATATTTTCTGTGATAAATATTGGAATATGTCTTCTTCCATTATGCACAGCAATAGTAGCACCTAGCATATCAGGAATAATCATAGAAGAACGTGACCATGTGCGTATAACAGTTCTATTATCATTTTGCATAACAGACAAAATTTTCTTTAATAATTTTGGGTCAACATAAGGGCCCTTTTTTATCGATCTTGACATTTATTATCACCTATTTTTGATATCTTCTTCTTACAATAAATACATCGGTTCTTTTATTTTTTCTAGTTCTGTGACCAAGGGCTACTTTTCCCCAAGGTGTTTTAGGGTTCTTTAACCCTACTGGAGATCTACCCTCACCACCTCCGTGGGGGTGGTCTCTTGGCGTCATTGCGGAACCCCTCACACTGGGCCTTCTACCAAGATGTCTGTTTCTTCCAGCTTTTCCTGATTTAATATTCTTATGCTCCAAATTTCCTAATTGCCCTACAGTTGCCATACATGTGCTAAGGAATTTTCTAACCTCTCCAGATGGCAACCTAACTAGTGTGTATTTTTCCTCTTTAGCCAAAACTTGCGCTGAACCACCAGCGCTTCTTACTATTTGTCCGCCTTGGCCTGGGGTCATTTCTATATTATGTATTATTGTTCCATTAGAAACAGAAGAAAGAGGCTTTGCATTTCCTATTTTATCTTCAGCTTCTGCGCCACTCATAACAACATCTCCCACATTTAGCCCGTTAGGGAGAAGAATGTATCGTTTATCCCCATCAACAAAATTTACTAGAGCTATTCTTACTGAACGATTAGGGTCATATTCAACAGTAACGATTTTGCCTGGAACCCCATAATTATCCCGTTTAAAATCAATTAAACGATATGTTCGTTTAGAACCTCCACCCCTATGTCTAGTAGTGATTTTACCTCTATTATTTCTCCCTGCTCTTTTCTTTAAACCTTTTGTTAAT of SAR202 cluster bacterium contains these proteins:
- the rpsC gene encoding 30S ribosomal protein S3 — its product is MGQKTHPIGFRLGIIKGGRSWDSSWFASKSENYKQYVEEDIKIRSLLRENYQDAGIAKISIERGAELVVTLHTARPGIVIGRGGTRIDQLREEIEKMTGKISKVNVYEVKQPELDASLLARNVADQLEHRVMFRRAMRQASTRAMQSGAEGIKILCSGRLGGAEIARKEKVMVGRVPLHTLRAEIDYGVAEANTTFGKIGIKVWIFKGEITDTENNDSDLGPIGFTLQSNVPSEENEEQQAEASLEEGNVTTTEN
- a CDS encoding 50S ribosomal protein L22, with product MPTKAIFKNIRVSHKRIQLLANMVKGKNVNDALDILKYYPSPSAQHVYKAVKSAASNAENNDMLNPNRLVISTIFANKGLTIKRFKPMARGRAGRVSKFSSHLTVIVDEEA
- the rpsS gene encoding 30S ribosomal protein S19, with amino-acid sequence MSRSIKKGPYVDPKLLKKILSVMQNDNRTVIRTWSRSSMIIPDMLGATIAVHNGRRHIPIFITENMVGHKLGEFAPTRTYRGHVTKSEQSSRVR
- the rplB gene encoding 50S ribosomal protein L2, with the translated sequence MPLKTFKPTTPSRRGSVLPDFSTLTSKTPHKSLTKGLKKRAGRNNRGKITTRHRGGGSKRTYRLIDFKRDNYGVPGKIVTVEYDPNRSVRIALVNFVDGDKRYILLPNGLNVGDVVMSGAEAEDKIGNAKPLSSVSNGTIIHNIEMTPGQGGQIVRSAGGSAQVLAKEEKYTLVRLPSGEVRKFLSTCMATVGQLGNLEHKNIKSGKAGRNRHLGRRPSVRGSAMTPRDHPHGGGEGRSPVGLKNPKTPWGKVALGHRTRKNKRTDVFIVRRRYQK